From a single Lolium rigidum isolate FL_2022 chromosome 7, APGP_CSIRO_Lrig_0.1, whole genome shotgun sequence genomic region:
- the LOC124678668 gene encoding uncharacterized protein LOC124678668 isoform X2 yields MQNVKKAGLTRSSNQGQQTCKGGRQARMSSSDLGEDGWCELSQELASKLSPNIVSLASFHDGAMYSQCTGIVIRNKQSGASFLTSSDLLTMNGRFKHSLKIKVRLPNCRLLDGVVQHYRLPYNMLVITTEYFPDLRKACLSDSVQVESLTELLAVRRCYNSSKLMARSGVMMEGSHGVESEGFKFSTCQITATGSGGPLVDPDGNVIGLNWYNDREITTFVPTNQILECLVACGFRSSMRKKSTPSNFCSEGSYCRDSSSRGSENEKQEPGGVWCELDQELASKLSPSVISLASFDGETLHSECTGIVTDSKLSSPTFLTSRSLFRSVYGEHILTMTIKVRLPNDKVVDGSLQDYMGSYNLVLVTTDPLPALPDLRLACLSKSMQVESAAKVLAIRRCFKSGKLMTTTGVLIDSPSGVVSNELKLSTCKITEAASGGPLVDFDGNIVGMNYYDTETTSYVPTNFISECVGPAVFWSGSKDDGCSTSKRKISGIETSATPYNRWEEVTDHVEASPILEPTEVTDYVEASPILEPTDLTDNDLKHTLDPWPSNVFTRKVNMMLSYSGYPLPSFADGSMYLKADFEEKFDKKGCSKSINRVASKMSRYVVALASFDDEDKRYFACTGMLIKCKDSRTRVLTSLSLVRTSGGENKIRKLRIEVCLPSKQCVPGTLQYYDPHYNMAVVSFFSGVSIRGVNVLVARRHRVTELSETPQTKVVALGRGFRSGEFMVTNGVVTGERSRFDCQELQMSTCKITKAGIGGPLIDFDGNFVGLNFYDVEETPYLPRNVILKLLTRLSAERTVATNVTKKSHLNMDVRKKSHLNTDVRKKSHLNRWPVPDPYWVYPSRHRQASHLSDGHLSDGYE; encoded by the exons ATGCAGAACGTAAAAAAAGCTGGTCTCACTAGAAGCTCAAATCAGGGGCAGCAAACATGCAAAGGAGGCAGACAGGCCA GAATGAGCTCAAGTGATTTGGGTGAAGATGGATGGTGTGAACTTAGTCAAGAACTTGCTTCCAAGTTGTCTCCAAACATCGTCTCACTTGCTTCATTTCATG ATGGGGCGATGTATTCACAATGCACAGGCATAGTCATAAGAAACAAGCAATCTGGTGCATCTTTCCTGACATCGTCAGATTTGCTTACTATGAACGGCAGGTTTAAACATTCATTAAAG ATCAAAGTGCGTCTACCAAATTGCAGACTGCTTGATGGAGTTGTGCAACATTACAGATTGCCTTACAATATGCTTGTTATCACAACCGAGTACTTCCCTGATCTTCGCAAAGCATGCCTCAGTGACAGCGTGCAAGTTGAGTCGCTCACTGAGTTATTAGCTGTCAGGCGTTGCTATAACTCAAGCAAATTAATGGCCAGAAGTGGGGTAATGATGGAGGGTTCACATGGAGTTGAAAGCGAAGGATTCAAGTTTTCCACATGCCAAATCACTGCG ACTGGAAGCGGTGGACCTCTTGTTGATCCTGATGGGAATGTTATTGGGCTTAACTGGTATAACGATAGGGAAATAACCACATTTGTACCAACAAATCAGATTCTTGAGTGCTTGGTCGCTTGCGGATTCCG GTCCTCTATGCGAAAAAAATCCACACCCTCCAACTTCTGTTCAGAAG GTAGCTATTGTCGAGATAGCTCAAGTCGGGGAAGTGAAAATGAGAAACAGGAACCTGGTGGCGTATGGTGTGAGCTTGATCAAGAACTTGCTTCAAAGTTGTCTCCAAGTGTCATCTCCCTTGCTTCATTTGATG GAGAGACATTGCATTCTGAATGCACAGGCATAGTTACTGATAGCAAACTATCTTCTCCCACTTTTCTGACTTCAAGAAGTTTGTTTAGATCTGTGTACGGTGAACACATCCTCACAATGACG ATCAAAGTGCGCCTTCCAAATGACAAAGTGGTTGATGGGTCGTTGCAGGATTATATGGGTTCTTATAATTTGGTTCTTGTCACCACTGACCCCTTGCCAGCCTTACCTGATCTTCGTCTAGCATGTCTCAGCAAAAGCATGCAAGTAGAGTCGGCTGCTAAGGTATTGGCTATAAGGCGGTGCTTCAAGTCAGGCAAATTAATGACCACCACTGGGGTGCTGATTGACAGTCCAAGTGGAGTTGTTAGCAATGAGCTTAAGTTGTCCACTTGCAAAATCACTGAG GCTGCCAGTGGAGGACCACTTGTTGATTTTGATGGGAATATTGTTGGCATGAATTACTATGATACAGAAACAACTTCATATGTACCAACTAATTTTATTTCTGAATGCGTGGGGCCTGCTGTTTTCTG GTCGGGAAGTAAGGACGATGGTTGTAGTACAAGTAAAAGAAAGATCAGTGGGATAGAAACATCTGCAACACCCTATAACCGGTGGGAAG AAGTCACTGATCACGTCGAGGCATCTCCTATCCTTGAGCCAACAG AAGTCACTGATTACGTTGAGGCATCTCCTATCCTTGAGCCAACAG ACCTCACTGACAATGATCTCAAGCATACACTTGATCCCTGGCCATCTAATG TATTCACGAGGAAAGTAAATATGATGTTAAGTTATTCTGGATACCCATTGCCAAGTTTTGCTGACG GAAGCATGTATTTGAAGGCTGATTTTGAAGAGAAATTTGACAAAAAGGGCTGTAGTAAATCTATTAATAGAGTTGCTTCAAAGATGTCCCGATATGTTGTCGCACTTGCTTCATTCGATG ACGAAGACAAAAGATATTTTGCTTGCACAGGTATGTTGATAAAATGCAAGGACTCCAGAACTAGAGTTCTGACTTCACTAAGTTTAGTTAGAACTTCTGGTGGTGAAAACAAGATTCGTAAGCTGAGG ATTGAAGTGTGCCTTCCAAGTAAACAATGTGTCCCGGGGACATTGCAATACTATGATCCACACTATAATATGGCTGTTGTCAGCTTTTTCTCTGGTGTCAGCATCCGGGGTGTCAACGTCTTGGTTGCTCGTCGCCATCGAGTGACAGAACTCAGTGAAACGCCTCAAACTAAGGTAGTAGCTCTAGGACGTGGCTTTCGATCAGGCGAGTTCATGGTCACAAATGGGGTGGTGACTGGCGAACGAAGTAGGTTTGATTGCCAAGAGCTTCAGATGTCCACTTGTAAAATCACCAAG GCCGGGATTGGAGGACCTCTTATAGATTTTGATGGGAACTTTGTTGGCTTGAACTTCTATGACGTGGAAGAAACTCCTTACCTACCAAGGAATGTAATTCTGAAATTATTAACTCGGTTAAGTGCAGAACG GACTGTTGCTACCAATGTTACGAAGAAGTCCCATTTGAATATGGATGTTAGGAAGAAGTCCCATTTGAATACGGATGTTAGGAAGAAGTCCCATTTGAATAG ATGGCCCGTCCCAGACCCATACTGGGTTTATCCGAGCCGTCACCGTCAAGCGAGTCATCTGTCAGATGGCCATCTGTCAGATGGCTACGAATAG
- the LOC124678668 gene encoding uncharacterized protein LOC124678668 isoform X3: MQNVKKAGLTRSSNQGQQTCKGGRQARMSSSDLGEDGWCELSQELASKLSPNIVSLASFHDGAMYSQCTGIVIRNKQSGASFLTSSDLLTMNGRFKHSLKIKVRLPNCRLLDGVVQHYRLPYNMLVITTEYFPDLRKACLSDSVQVESLTELLAVRRCYNSSKLMARSGVMMEGSHGVESEGFKFSTCQITATGSGGPLVDPDGNVIGLNWYNDREITTFVPTNQILECLVACGFRSSMRKKSTPSNFCSEGSYCRDSSSRGSENEKQEPGGVWCELDQELASKLSPSVISLASFDGETLHSECTGIVTDSKLSSPTFLTSRSLFRSVYGEHILTMTIKVRLPNDKVVDGSLQDYMGSYNLVLVTTDPLPALPDLRLACLSKSMQVESAAKVLAIRRCFKSGKLMTTTGVLIDSPSGVVSNELKLSTCKITEAASGGPLVDFDGNIVGMNYYDTETTSYVPTNFISECVGPAVFWSGSKDDGCSTSKRKISGIETSATPYNRWEEVTDHVEASPILEPTVTDYVEASPILEPTADLTDNDLKHTLDPWPSNVFTRKVNMMLSYSGYPLPSFADGSMYLKADFEEKFDKKGCSKSINRVASKMSRYVVALASFDDEDKRYFACTGMLIKCKDSRTRVLTSLSLVRTSGGENKIRKLRIEVCLPSKQCVPGTLQYYDPHYNMAVVSFFSGVSIRGVNVLVARRHRVTELSETPQTKVVALGRGFRSGEFMVTNGVVTGERSRFDCQELQMSTCKITKAGIGGPLIDFDGNFVGLNFYDVEETPYLPRNVILKLLTRLSAERTVATNVTKKSHLNMDVRKKSHLNTDVRKKSHLNRWPVPDPYWVYPSRHRQASHLSDGHLSDGYE, translated from the exons ATGCAGAACGTAAAAAAAGCTGGTCTCACTAGAAGCTCAAATCAGGGGCAGCAAACATGCAAAGGAGGCAGACAGGCCA GAATGAGCTCAAGTGATTTGGGTGAAGATGGATGGTGTGAACTTAGTCAAGAACTTGCTTCCAAGTTGTCTCCAAACATCGTCTCACTTGCTTCATTTCATG ATGGGGCGATGTATTCACAATGCACAGGCATAGTCATAAGAAACAAGCAATCTGGTGCATCTTTCCTGACATCGTCAGATTTGCTTACTATGAACGGCAGGTTTAAACATTCATTAAAG ATCAAAGTGCGTCTACCAAATTGCAGACTGCTTGATGGAGTTGTGCAACATTACAGATTGCCTTACAATATGCTTGTTATCACAACCGAGTACTTCCCTGATCTTCGCAAAGCATGCCTCAGTGACAGCGTGCAAGTTGAGTCGCTCACTGAGTTATTAGCTGTCAGGCGTTGCTATAACTCAAGCAAATTAATGGCCAGAAGTGGGGTAATGATGGAGGGTTCACATGGAGTTGAAAGCGAAGGATTCAAGTTTTCCACATGCCAAATCACTGCG ACTGGAAGCGGTGGACCTCTTGTTGATCCTGATGGGAATGTTATTGGGCTTAACTGGTATAACGATAGGGAAATAACCACATTTGTACCAACAAATCAGATTCTTGAGTGCTTGGTCGCTTGCGGATTCCG GTCCTCTATGCGAAAAAAATCCACACCCTCCAACTTCTGTTCAGAAG GTAGCTATTGTCGAGATAGCTCAAGTCGGGGAAGTGAAAATGAGAAACAGGAACCTGGTGGCGTATGGTGTGAGCTTGATCAAGAACTTGCTTCAAAGTTGTCTCCAAGTGTCATCTCCCTTGCTTCATTTGATG GAGAGACATTGCATTCTGAATGCACAGGCATAGTTACTGATAGCAAACTATCTTCTCCCACTTTTCTGACTTCAAGAAGTTTGTTTAGATCTGTGTACGGTGAACACATCCTCACAATGACG ATCAAAGTGCGCCTTCCAAATGACAAAGTGGTTGATGGGTCGTTGCAGGATTATATGGGTTCTTATAATTTGGTTCTTGTCACCACTGACCCCTTGCCAGCCTTACCTGATCTTCGTCTAGCATGTCTCAGCAAAAGCATGCAAGTAGAGTCGGCTGCTAAGGTATTGGCTATAAGGCGGTGCTTCAAGTCAGGCAAATTAATGACCACCACTGGGGTGCTGATTGACAGTCCAAGTGGAGTTGTTAGCAATGAGCTTAAGTTGTCCACTTGCAAAATCACTGAG GCTGCCAGTGGAGGACCACTTGTTGATTTTGATGGGAATATTGTTGGCATGAATTACTATGATACAGAAACAACTTCATATGTACCAACTAATTTTATTTCTGAATGCGTGGGGCCTGCTGTTTTCTG GTCGGGAAGTAAGGACGATGGTTGTAGTACAAGTAAAAGAAAGATCAGTGGGATAGAAACATCTGCAACACCCTATAACCGGTGGGAAG AAGTCACTGATCACGTCGAGGCATCTCCTATCCTTGAGCCAACAG TCACTGATTACGTTGAGGCATCTCCTATCCTTGAGCCAACAG CAGACCTCACTGACAATGATCTCAAGCATACACTTGATCCCTGGCCATCTAATG TATTCACGAGGAAAGTAAATATGATGTTAAGTTATTCTGGATACCCATTGCCAAGTTTTGCTGACG GAAGCATGTATTTGAAGGCTGATTTTGAAGAGAAATTTGACAAAAAGGGCTGTAGTAAATCTATTAATAGAGTTGCTTCAAAGATGTCCCGATATGTTGTCGCACTTGCTTCATTCGATG ACGAAGACAAAAGATATTTTGCTTGCACAGGTATGTTGATAAAATGCAAGGACTCCAGAACTAGAGTTCTGACTTCACTAAGTTTAGTTAGAACTTCTGGTGGTGAAAACAAGATTCGTAAGCTGAGG ATTGAAGTGTGCCTTCCAAGTAAACAATGTGTCCCGGGGACATTGCAATACTATGATCCACACTATAATATGGCTGTTGTCAGCTTTTTCTCTGGTGTCAGCATCCGGGGTGTCAACGTCTTGGTTGCTCGTCGCCATCGAGTGACAGAACTCAGTGAAACGCCTCAAACTAAGGTAGTAGCTCTAGGACGTGGCTTTCGATCAGGCGAGTTCATGGTCACAAATGGGGTGGTGACTGGCGAACGAAGTAGGTTTGATTGCCAAGAGCTTCAGATGTCCACTTGTAAAATCACCAAG GCCGGGATTGGAGGACCTCTTATAGATTTTGATGGGAACTTTGTTGGCTTGAACTTCTATGACGTGGAAGAAACTCCTTACCTACCAAGGAATGTAATTCTGAAATTATTAACTCGGTTAAGTGCAGAACG GACTGTTGCTACCAATGTTACGAAGAAGTCCCATTTGAATATGGATGTTAGGAAGAAGTCCCATTTGAATACGGATGTTAGGAAGAAGTCCCATTTGAATAG ATGGCCCGTCCCAGACCCATACTGGGTTTATCCGAGCCGTCACCGTCAAGCGAGTCATCTGTCAGATGGCCATCTGTCAGATGGCTACGAATAG
- the LOC124678668 gene encoding uncharacterized protein LOC124678668 isoform X6, producing the protein MQNVKKAGLTRSSNQGQQTCKGGRQARMSSSDLGEDGWCELSQELASKLSPNIVSLASFHDGAMYSQCTGIVIRNKQSGASFLTSSDLLTMNGRFKHSLKIKVRLPNCRLLDGVVQHYRLPYNMLVITTEYFPDLRKACLSDSVQVESLTELLAVRRCYNSSKLMARSGVMMEGSHGVESEGFKFSTCQITATGSGGPLVDPDGNVIGLNWYNDREITTFVPTNQILECLVACGFRSSMRKKSTPSNFCSEGSYCRDSSSRGSENEKQEPGGVWCELDQELASKLSPSVISLASFDGETLHSECTGIVTDSKLSSPTFLTSRSLFRSVYGEHILTMTIKVRLPNDKVVDGSLQDYMGSYNLVLVTTDPLPALPDLRLACLSKSMQVESAAKVLAIRRCFKSGKLMTTTGVLIDSPSGVVSNELKLSTCKITEAASGGPLVDFDGNIVGMNYYDTETTSYVPTNFISECVGPAVFWSGSKDDGCSTSKRKISGIETSATPYNRWEEVTDHVEASPILEPTVTDYVEASPILEPTDLTDNDLKHTLDPWPSNVFTRKVNMMLSYSGYPLPSFADGSMYLKADFEEKFDKKGCSKSINRVASKMSRYVVALASFDDEDKRYFACTGMLIKCKDSRTRVLTSLSLVRTSGGENKIRKLRIEVCLPSKQCVPGTLQYYDPHYNMAVVSFFSGVSIRGVNVLVARRHRVTELSETPQTKVVALGRGFRSGEFMVTNGVVTGERSRFDCQELQMSTCKITKAGIGGPLIDFDGNFVGLNFYDVEETPYLPRNVILKLLTRLSAERTVATNVTKKSHLNMDVRKKSHLNTDVRKKSHLNRWPVPDPYWVYPSRHRQASHLSDGHLSDGYE; encoded by the exons ATGCAGAACGTAAAAAAAGCTGGTCTCACTAGAAGCTCAAATCAGGGGCAGCAAACATGCAAAGGAGGCAGACAGGCCA GAATGAGCTCAAGTGATTTGGGTGAAGATGGATGGTGTGAACTTAGTCAAGAACTTGCTTCCAAGTTGTCTCCAAACATCGTCTCACTTGCTTCATTTCATG ATGGGGCGATGTATTCACAATGCACAGGCATAGTCATAAGAAACAAGCAATCTGGTGCATCTTTCCTGACATCGTCAGATTTGCTTACTATGAACGGCAGGTTTAAACATTCATTAAAG ATCAAAGTGCGTCTACCAAATTGCAGACTGCTTGATGGAGTTGTGCAACATTACAGATTGCCTTACAATATGCTTGTTATCACAACCGAGTACTTCCCTGATCTTCGCAAAGCATGCCTCAGTGACAGCGTGCAAGTTGAGTCGCTCACTGAGTTATTAGCTGTCAGGCGTTGCTATAACTCAAGCAAATTAATGGCCAGAAGTGGGGTAATGATGGAGGGTTCACATGGAGTTGAAAGCGAAGGATTCAAGTTTTCCACATGCCAAATCACTGCG ACTGGAAGCGGTGGACCTCTTGTTGATCCTGATGGGAATGTTATTGGGCTTAACTGGTATAACGATAGGGAAATAACCACATTTGTACCAACAAATCAGATTCTTGAGTGCTTGGTCGCTTGCGGATTCCG GTCCTCTATGCGAAAAAAATCCACACCCTCCAACTTCTGTTCAGAAG GTAGCTATTGTCGAGATAGCTCAAGTCGGGGAAGTGAAAATGAGAAACAGGAACCTGGTGGCGTATGGTGTGAGCTTGATCAAGAACTTGCTTCAAAGTTGTCTCCAAGTGTCATCTCCCTTGCTTCATTTGATG GAGAGACATTGCATTCTGAATGCACAGGCATAGTTACTGATAGCAAACTATCTTCTCCCACTTTTCTGACTTCAAGAAGTTTGTTTAGATCTGTGTACGGTGAACACATCCTCACAATGACG ATCAAAGTGCGCCTTCCAAATGACAAAGTGGTTGATGGGTCGTTGCAGGATTATATGGGTTCTTATAATTTGGTTCTTGTCACCACTGACCCCTTGCCAGCCTTACCTGATCTTCGTCTAGCATGTCTCAGCAAAAGCATGCAAGTAGAGTCGGCTGCTAAGGTATTGGCTATAAGGCGGTGCTTCAAGTCAGGCAAATTAATGACCACCACTGGGGTGCTGATTGACAGTCCAAGTGGAGTTGTTAGCAATGAGCTTAAGTTGTCCACTTGCAAAATCACTGAG GCTGCCAGTGGAGGACCACTTGTTGATTTTGATGGGAATATTGTTGGCATGAATTACTATGATACAGAAACAACTTCATATGTACCAACTAATTTTATTTCTGAATGCGTGGGGCCTGCTGTTTTCTG GTCGGGAAGTAAGGACGATGGTTGTAGTACAAGTAAAAGAAAGATCAGTGGGATAGAAACATCTGCAACACCCTATAACCGGTGGGAAG AAGTCACTGATCACGTCGAGGCATCTCCTATCCTTGAGCCAACAG TCACTGATTACGTTGAGGCATCTCCTATCCTTGAGCCAACAG ACCTCACTGACAATGATCTCAAGCATACACTTGATCCCTGGCCATCTAATG TATTCACGAGGAAAGTAAATATGATGTTAAGTTATTCTGGATACCCATTGCCAAGTTTTGCTGACG GAAGCATGTATTTGAAGGCTGATTTTGAAGAGAAATTTGACAAAAAGGGCTGTAGTAAATCTATTAATAGAGTTGCTTCAAAGATGTCCCGATATGTTGTCGCACTTGCTTCATTCGATG ACGAAGACAAAAGATATTTTGCTTGCACAGGTATGTTGATAAAATGCAAGGACTCCAGAACTAGAGTTCTGACTTCACTAAGTTTAGTTAGAACTTCTGGTGGTGAAAACAAGATTCGTAAGCTGAGG ATTGAAGTGTGCCTTCCAAGTAAACAATGTGTCCCGGGGACATTGCAATACTATGATCCACACTATAATATGGCTGTTGTCAGCTTTTTCTCTGGTGTCAGCATCCGGGGTGTCAACGTCTTGGTTGCTCGTCGCCATCGAGTGACAGAACTCAGTGAAACGCCTCAAACTAAGGTAGTAGCTCTAGGACGTGGCTTTCGATCAGGCGAGTTCATGGTCACAAATGGGGTGGTGACTGGCGAACGAAGTAGGTTTGATTGCCAAGAGCTTCAGATGTCCACTTGTAAAATCACCAAG GCCGGGATTGGAGGACCTCTTATAGATTTTGATGGGAACTTTGTTGGCTTGAACTTCTATGACGTGGAAGAAACTCCTTACCTACCAAGGAATGTAATTCTGAAATTATTAACTCGGTTAAGTGCAGAACG GACTGTTGCTACCAATGTTACGAAGAAGTCCCATTTGAATATGGATGTTAGGAAGAAGTCCCATTTGAATACGGATGTTAGGAAGAAGTCCCATTTGAATAG ATGGCCCGTCCCAGACCCATACTGGGTTTATCCGAGCCGTCACCGTCAAGCGAGTCATCTGTCAGATGGCCATCTGTCAGATGGCTACGAATAG
- the LOC124678668 gene encoding uncharacterized protein LOC124678668 isoform X8 produces MQNVKKAGLTRSSNQGQQTCKGGRQARMSSSDLGEDGWCELSQELASKLSPNIVSLASFHDGAMYSQCTGIVIRNKQSGASFLTSSDLLTMNGRFKHSLKIKVRLPNCRLLDGVVQHYRLPYNMLVITTEYFPDLRKACLSDSVQVESLTELLAVRRCYNSSKLMARSGVMMEGSHGVESEGFKFSTCQITATGSGGPLVDPDGNVIGLNWYNDREITTFVPTNQILECLVACGFRSSMRKKSTPSNFCSEGSYCRDSSSRGSENEKQEPGGVWCELDQELASKLSPSVISLASFDGETLHSECTGIVTDSKLSSPTFLTSRSLFRSVYGEHILTMTIKVRLPNDKVVDGSLQDYMGSYNLVLVTTDPLPALPDLRLACLSKSMQVESAAKVLAIRRCFKSGKLMTTTGVLIDSPSGVVSNELKLSTCKITEAASGGPLVDFDGNIVGMNYYDTETTSYVPTNFISECVGPAVFWSGSKDDGCSTSKRKISGIETSATPYNRWEVTDHVEASPILEPTVTDYVEASPILEPTDLTDNDLKHTLDPWPSNVFTRKVNMMLSYSGYPLPSFADGSMYLKADFEEKFDKKGCSKSINRVASKMSRYVVALASFDDEDKRYFACTGMLIKCKDSRTRVLTSLSLVRTSGGENKIRKLRIEVCLPSKQCVPGTLQYYDPHYNMAVVSFFSGVSIRGVNVLVARRHRVTELSETPQTKVVALGRGFRSGEFMVTNGVVTGERSRFDCQELQMSTCKITKAGIGGPLIDFDGNFVGLNFYDVEETPYLPRNVILKLLTRLSAERTVATNVTKKSHLNMDVRKKSHLNTDVRKKSHLNRWPVPDPYWVYPSRHRQASHLSDGHLSDGYE; encoded by the exons ATGCAGAACGTAAAAAAAGCTGGTCTCACTAGAAGCTCAAATCAGGGGCAGCAAACATGCAAAGGAGGCAGACAGGCCA GAATGAGCTCAAGTGATTTGGGTGAAGATGGATGGTGTGAACTTAGTCAAGAACTTGCTTCCAAGTTGTCTCCAAACATCGTCTCACTTGCTTCATTTCATG ATGGGGCGATGTATTCACAATGCACAGGCATAGTCATAAGAAACAAGCAATCTGGTGCATCTTTCCTGACATCGTCAGATTTGCTTACTATGAACGGCAGGTTTAAACATTCATTAAAG ATCAAAGTGCGTCTACCAAATTGCAGACTGCTTGATGGAGTTGTGCAACATTACAGATTGCCTTACAATATGCTTGTTATCACAACCGAGTACTTCCCTGATCTTCGCAAAGCATGCCTCAGTGACAGCGTGCAAGTTGAGTCGCTCACTGAGTTATTAGCTGTCAGGCGTTGCTATAACTCAAGCAAATTAATGGCCAGAAGTGGGGTAATGATGGAGGGTTCACATGGAGTTGAAAGCGAAGGATTCAAGTTTTCCACATGCCAAATCACTGCG ACTGGAAGCGGTGGACCTCTTGTTGATCCTGATGGGAATGTTATTGGGCTTAACTGGTATAACGATAGGGAAATAACCACATTTGTACCAACAAATCAGATTCTTGAGTGCTTGGTCGCTTGCGGATTCCG GTCCTCTATGCGAAAAAAATCCACACCCTCCAACTTCTGTTCAGAAG GTAGCTATTGTCGAGATAGCTCAAGTCGGGGAAGTGAAAATGAGAAACAGGAACCTGGTGGCGTATGGTGTGAGCTTGATCAAGAACTTGCTTCAAAGTTGTCTCCAAGTGTCATCTCCCTTGCTTCATTTGATG GAGAGACATTGCATTCTGAATGCACAGGCATAGTTACTGATAGCAAACTATCTTCTCCCACTTTTCTGACTTCAAGAAGTTTGTTTAGATCTGTGTACGGTGAACACATCCTCACAATGACG ATCAAAGTGCGCCTTCCAAATGACAAAGTGGTTGATGGGTCGTTGCAGGATTATATGGGTTCTTATAATTTGGTTCTTGTCACCACTGACCCCTTGCCAGCCTTACCTGATCTTCGTCTAGCATGTCTCAGCAAAAGCATGCAAGTAGAGTCGGCTGCTAAGGTATTGGCTATAAGGCGGTGCTTCAAGTCAGGCAAATTAATGACCACCACTGGGGTGCTGATTGACAGTCCAAGTGGAGTTGTTAGCAATGAGCTTAAGTTGTCCACTTGCAAAATCACTGAG GCTGCCAGTGGAGGACCACTTGTTGATTTTGATGGGAATATTGTTGGCATGAATTACTATGATACAGAAACAACTTCATATGTACCAACTAATTTTATTTCTGAATGCGTGGGGCCTGCTGTTTTCTG GTCGGGAAGTAAGGACGATGGTTGTAGTACAAGTAAAAGAAAGATCAGTGGGATAGAAACATCTGCAACACCCTATAACCGGTGGGAAG TCACTGATCACGTCGAGGCATCTCCTATCCTTGAGCCAACAG TCACTGATTACGTTGAGGCATCTCCTATCCTTGAGCCAACAG ACCTCACTGACAATGATCTCAAGCATACACTTGATCCCTGGCCATCTAATG TATTCACGAGGAAAGTAAATATGATGTTAAGTTATTCTGGATACCCATTGCCAAGTTTTGCTGACG GAAGCATGTATTTGAAGGCTGATTTTGAAGAGAAATTTGACAAAAAGGGCTGTAGTAAATCTATTAATAGAGTTGCTTCAAAGATGTCCCGATATGTTGTCGCACTTGCTTCATTCGATG ACGAAGACAAAAGATATTTTGCTTGCACAGGTATGTTGATAAAATGCAAGGACTCCAGAACTAGAGTTCTGACTTCACTAAGTTTAGTTAGAACTTCTGGTGGTGAAAACAAGATTCGTAAGCTGAGG ATTGAAGTGTGCCTTCCAAGTAAACAATGTGTCCCGGGGACATTGCAATACTATGATCCACACTATAATATGGCTGTTGTCAGCTTTTTCTCTGGTGTCAGCATCCGGGGTGTCAACGTCTTGGTTGCTCGTCGCCATCGAGTGACAGAACTCAGTGAAACGCCTCAAACTAAGGTAGTAGCTCTAGGACGTGGCTTTCGATCAGGCGAGTTCATGGTCACAAATGGGGTGGTGACTGGCGAACGAAGTAGGTTTGATTGCCAAGAGCTTCAGATGTCCACTTGTAAAATCACCAAG GCCGGGATTGGAGGACCTCTTATAGATTTTGATGGGAACTTTGTTGGCTTGAACTTCTATGACGTGGAAGAAACTCCTTACCTACCAAGGAATGTAATTCTGAAATTATTAACTCGGTTAAGTGCAGAACG GACTGTTGCTACCAATGTTACGAAGAAGTCCCATTTGAATATGGATGTTAGGAAGAAGTCCCATTTGAATACGGATGTTAGGAAGAAGTCCCATTTGAATAG ATGGCCCGTCCCAGACCCATACTGGGTTTATCCGAGCCGTCACCGTCAAGCGAGTCATCTGTCAGATGGCCATCTGTCAGATGGCTACGAATAG